A part of Oncorhynchus masou masou isolate Uvic2021 chromosome 30, UVic_Omas_1.1, whole genome shotgun sequence genomic DNA contains:
- the LOC135521954 gene encoding C-X-C chemokine receptor type 3-2-like isoform X2, with amino-acid sequence MDHVKATTDYYIYEDNYSFSPETGSSQSSGVPCNQDGIMDFTRSYSPVVYSLVFVLALVGNILVLCVLMRYRTSQTGGACTFSLTDTFLLHLAVSDLLLALTLPLFAVQWAHLWLFGVAACKISGALFSLNRYSGILFLACISFDRYLAIVHAVSTGWKRNTCHAQIACALIWTVCFGLSGVDIAFRQVVEVGHSGDHQGLLVCQTVFPHSLVLWQVGMPLVNLVLGFGLPLLVMLYCYIRIFRSLCNASRRQKRKSLHLIVSLVSMFVLCWAPYNSFQLAESLNKLGVISGGCQFGRTVDIGILVSESMGLSHCALNPLLYGFVGVKFRRELTRMCKGLLGQRFYPGMNRWGGQWKTRRTTGSFSSVESENTSHFSVMA; translated from the exons ATGGATCACGTCAAGGCAACTACAGATTACTAT ATTTATGAAGACAACTACAGCTTTTCACCAGAAACAGGCAGTAGCCAATCCAGTGGCGTGCCCTGCAACCAGGATGGCATCATGGACTTCACCCGGAGTTACTCCCCTGTggtctacagcctggtgtttgtGCTGGCGCTGGTGGGTAACATCCTGGTGCTGTGTGTGCTGATGCGCTACCGCACCTCTCAGACAGGCGGGGCCTGCACCTTCTCCCTCACCGACACCTTCCTGCTCCACCTGGCCGTGTCCGACCTCCTGCTGGCCCTCACGCTGCCCCTGTTCGCCGTCCAGTGGGCCCACCTGTGGCTGTTCGGTGTGGCCGCCTGCAAGATTTCCGGAGCCCTGTTCTCTCTGAACCGCTACAGCGGCATCCTGTTCCTGGCCTGCATCAGCTTCGACCGCTACCTAGCCATCGTCCACGCTGTCAGCACCGGCTGGAAACGCAACACCTGCCATGCCCAGATTGCCTGTGCCCTCATCTGGACAGTGTGCTTTGGCCTGAGTGGGGTGGACATCGCCTTTAGacaggtggtggaggtggggcaCTCGGGGGACCATCAGGGCCTGCTGGTGTGCCAGACGGTGTTCCCCCACAGCTTAGTGCTGTGGCAGGTGGGGATGCCGCTAGTCAACTTGGTGCTGGGTTTTGGGCTGCCCCTGCTGGTCATGCTCTACTGCTACATCCGTATCTTCCGCTCCCTTTGTAACGCCTCGCGCCGCCAGAAGAGGAAGTCCCTTCACCTCATTGTCTCCCTGGTGTCTATGTTTGTGCTCTGCTGGGCACCCTACAACTCCTTCCAATTGGCCGAAAGCCTGAATAAGCTGGGCGTGATTAGTGGAGGCTGCCAGTTTGGCCGCACGGTGGACATCGGGATCCTGGTGTCTGAGAGCATGGGCCTGTCACACTGTGCCCTGAACCCGCTGCTGTACGGCTTTGTGGGGGTGAAGTTTAGGAGGGAGCTGACCAGAATGTGTAAGGGGCTGCTGGGACAGAGGTTCTATCCAGGGATGAACAGATGGGGAGGACAGTGGAAAACACGGAGGACCACTGGGTCCTTCAGCTCAGTAGAGAGCGAGAACACCTCCCACTTTTCTGTCATGGCGTGA
- the LOC135521954 gene encoding C-X-C chemokine receptor type 3-2-like isoform X1: MLQEIIGSSRLKKIISQIYEDNYSFSPETGSSQSSGVPCNQDGIMDFTRSYSPVVYSLVFVLALVGNILVLCVLMRYRTSQTGGACTFSLTDTFLLHLAVSDLLLALTLPLFAVQWAHLWLFGVAACKISGALFSLNRYSGILFLACISFDRYLAIVHAVSTGWKRNTCHAQIACALIWTVCFGLSGVDIAFRQVVEVGHSGDHQGLLVCQTVFPHSLVLWQVGMPLVNLVLGFGLPLLVMLYCYIRIFRSLCNASRRQKRKSLHLIVSLVSMFVLCWAPYNSFQLAESLNKLGVISGGCQFGRTVDIGILVSESMGLSHCALNPLLYGFVGVKFRRELTRMCKGLLGQRFYPGMNRWGGQWKTRRTTGSFSSVESENTSHFSVMA; the protein is encoded by the exons ATGCTGCAAGAAATAATTGGGAGTAGCAGACTAAAAAAAATCATTAGCCAG ATTTATGAAGACAACTACAGCTTTTCACCAGAAACAGGCAGTAGCCAATCCAGTGGCGTGCCCTGCAACCAGGATGGCATCATGGACTTCACCCGGAGTTACTCCCCTGTggtctacagcctggtgtttgtGCTGGCGCTGGTGGGTAACATCCTGGTGCTGTGTGTGCTGATGCGCTACCGCACCTCTCAGACAGGCGGGGCCTGCACCTTCTCCCTCACCGACACCTTCCTGCTCCACCTGGCCGTGTCCGACCTCCTGCTGGCCCTCACGCTGCCCCTGTTCGCCGTCCAGTGGGCCCACCTGTGGCTGTTCGGTGTGGCCGCCTGCAAGATTTCCGGAGCCCTGTTCTCTCTGAACCGCTACAGCGGCATCCTGTTCCTGGCCTGCATCAGCTTCGACCGCTACCTAGCCATCGTCCACGCTGTCAGCACCGGCTGGAAACGCAACACCTGCCATGCCCAGATTGCCTGTGCCCTCATCTGGACAGTGTGCTTTGGCCTGAGTGGGGTGGACATCGCCTTTAGacaggtggtggaggtggggcaCTCGGGGGACCATCAGGGCCTGCTGGTGTGCCAGACGGTGTTCCCCCACAGCTTAGTGCTGTGGCAGGTGGGGATGCCGCTAGTCAACTTGGTGCTGGGTTTTGGGCTGCCCCTGCTGGTCATGCTCTACTGCTACATCCGTATCTTCCGCTCCCTTTGTAACGCCTCGCGCCGCCAGAAGAGGAAGTCCCTTCACCTCATTGTCTCCCTGGTGTCTATGTTTGTGCTCTGCTGGGCACCCTACAACTCCTTCCAATTGGCCGAAAGCCTGAATAAGCTGGGCGTGATTAGTGGAGGCTGCCAGTTTGGCCGCACGGTGGACATCGGGATCCTGGTGTCTGAGAGCATGGGCCTGTCACACTGTGCCCTGAACCCGCTGCTGTACGGCTTTGTGGGGGTGAAGTTTAGGAGGGAGCTGACCAGAATGTGTAAGGGGCTGCTGGGACAGAGGTTCTATCCAGGGATGAACAGATGGGGAGGACAGTGGAAAACACGGAGGACCACTGGGTCCTTCAGCTCAGTAGAGAGCGAGAACACCTCCCACTTTTCTGTCATGGCGTGA